The following proteins come from a genomic window of Caloenas nicobarica isolate bCalNic1 chromosome 24, bCalNic1.hap1, whole genome shotgun sequence:
- the SOCS7 gene encoding suppressor of cytokine signaling 7, whose amino-acid sequence MQRAELRDGEAAAAAAASYRVLSRLLGYGAGPEAGAAGGAVTGAAGPLGPGRLPALPGGGALRSPRPPPQLMVFRNAAEGRPGEEGGPAVGGGGGGGPGPAGGGAELLCPRHRCALEPKAAARWGAAPPGGLELQLAALGLRPPGLGAKAPAGPPCPCLGPPPPAGPAAEETSDALLVLEALEPDEAGSCSDEEPGSPGRGAARAAGRGAAGPAAPPPAAPGGAGPGGRKGSLKIRLSRLFRTKSCSGGSAGGAGGSEGRRGGDLPASAGSLTDVCGARGREQEPGRKHRLTRTQSAFSPVVFSPLFTGETVSLVDVDISQRGLSSPHPPTPPPPPRRSLSLLDDISGTLPVLVAPMGSSLQSFPLPPPPPPHAPDTFPRIVPLRGTEGTPGQPVPHLQCPLYRPDSSSFAASLRELEKCGWYWGPMNWEDAEMKLKGKPDGSFLVRDSSDPRYILSLSFRSQGITHHTRMEHYRGTFSLWCHPKFEDRCQSVVEFIKRAIMHSKNGKFLYFLRSRVPGLPPTPVQLLYPVSRFSNVKSLQHLCRFRIRQLVRIDHIPELPLPKPLISYIRKFYYYDPQEEVYLSLKEAQLISRQKQDAEAST is encoded by the exons ATGCAGCGCGCCGAGCTGCGCGacggggaggcggcggcggccgccgccgcctcctaCCGGGTGCTCAGCCGCCTGCTGGGCTATGGGGCCGGGCCGGAggcgggcgcggcgggcggcgccgttaccggcgcggcggggccgctggGCCCCGGGCGGCTGCCGGCGCtcccgggcggcggggcgctgCGCTCCCCGCGGCCTCCGCCGCAGCTGATGGTGTTCCGCAACGCGGCGGAGGGCCGGCCCGGCGAGGAGGGCGGCCCGGCGgtgggaggcggcggcggcgggggcccgggcccggcgggcggcggcgcggagctGCTGTGCCCGCGGCACCGCTGCGCCCTGGAGCCCAAAGCCGCGGCGCGCtggggggcggccccgccgggcgggctggagctgcagctggcgGCGCTGGGGCTGCGGCCGCCGGGGCTGGGAGCGAAGGCACCGGCGGGGCCCCCTTGCCCGTGCCTgggcccgccgccccccgccgggcccgccgccGAGGAGACCAGCGACgcgctgctggtgctggaggCGCTGGAGCCCGACGAGGCCGGGAGCTGCTCCGACGAGGAACCGGGATCCCCCGGGCGCGGagccgcccgcgccgccgggAGAGgagccgccggccccgccgcgccgccccccgccgcccccgggggAGCCGGTCCCGGCGGCAGGAAGGGCTCCTTGAAGATCCGCCTCAGCCGCCTGTTCCGCACCAAGAGCTGCAGCGGCGGctcggccggcggggccggcggcagcgagggccggcgcggcggggaCCTGCCCGCCTCGGCCGGGAGCCTGACCGACGTGTGCGGGGCCCGCGGCCGGGAGCAGGAGCCGGGCAG GAAACACAGACTGACAAGAACTCAAAGTGCCTTTTCCCCGGTTGTCTTCAGCCCCCTCTTCACAG GTGAGACGGTGTCGCTGGTGGACGTGGACATCTCGCAGCGTGGACTGAGCTCCCCTCACCCCCCGACGCCACCGCCGCCGCCACGGAGGAGCCTCAGCCTCTTGG ACGACATCAGCGGGACGCTGCCCGTGCTGGTGGCTCCCATGGGCTCGTCCCTGCAGTCCTTCCctctgccgccgccgcccccgcctcACGCCCCAG ACACCTTCCCGCGGATTGTCCCTCTgcgggggacagaggggacccCCGGCCAGCCCGTCCCGCACCTGCAGTGCCCGCTCTACCGCCCGGactccagcagctttgcagccaGTTTGCGAGAGCTGGAGAAG TGCGGGTGGTACTGGGGACCCATGAACTGGGAGGATGCCGAGATGAAGCTGAAGGGGAAGCCGGACGGGTCCTTCCTGGTGCGAGACAGTTCGGACCCGCGGTACATCCTGAGCCTGAGCTTTCGGTCGCAGGGCATCACCCACCACACCCGCATGGAGCACTACAGAG GGACCTTCAGCCTGTGGTGCCACCCCAAGTTTGAGGACCGGTGCCAGTCGGTGGTGGAGTTCATCAAGAGGGCGATCATGCACTCCAAGAACGGGAAGTTTCTTTACTTCCTGCGCTCCAGGGTTCCGG GTCTCCCTCCAACGCCTGTCCAGCTCCTGTATCCCGTCTCCAGGTTCAGCAACGTCAAATCCCTTCAGCACCTTTGCCGCTTTCGGATCCGGCAGCTGGTCCGGATCGATCACATCCCCGAGCTGCCGCTGCCCAA GCCCCTGATCTCCTACATCCGCAAGTTCTACTACTACGACCCGCAGGAGGAGGTGTACCTGTCGCTGAAGGAAGCTCAGCTCATCTCCAGACAGAAGCAGGACGCCGAAGCCTCCACGTAG
- the GPR179 gene encoding probable G-protein coupled receptor 179, whose amino-acid sequence MAPRWWPLLWCLRAVLVGGIILTGGQQEGPPPPVRWSPSSSWALTPEPGTSGDPEGSAAALAFLQTGDAQRLAQANCSRGVAAGAAGPGPPPALRAALRAAPEALAHAANFLNMLFQTNDIREASVAEDVEWYQALVRSLAEGHPWVRRAVLALDAHPLAAKPRLMLQATKGDGDILLQDVSNAAPGNLSWDSEWFSALRSQRSPPLRKRVLSNDLRSMDTPKWQRGDSYVGDPGHVRWSPPFLECRDGRFLPAWVVTLSSAFYGLKPDLSPEFKGVVRVDIELRDVAINQCASGPGWFADTHRCDLNSTQCVPQESRGFVLGRYLCRCKPGFYGASGVASGPWAGAAGADGGSRLACRPCHPGCVTCQDDAPCLIQEDRALRAAVLSCQAGCMLAVFLSMLVSYHFRQSKRIRASGVVLLETILFGSLLLYFPVFILYFKPSIFRCIVLRWVRALGFAIVYGTITLKLYRVLKVFLSRTAQRAPYVSSGRVLKMLGLILLLVLWFLAAWTAGMLENVDKNIPLVIRTQTARGLHFYICSHDRWDYMMVIAETLFLLWGSSLCYATRTVPSAFHEPRYMGIALHNELMISAAFHVVRFIMVPSLHPDWTLLLFFAHTHGTVTMTLALLFIPKFLHAGSPLREEIAAEVYEDELDMRRSGSCLNSSIASAWSEHSLDPDDIREELKRLYQQLEVQTTRRMAANNPHLPKKRSSRRSLGRSVLRRVAEPPAARRSSGGDTPTRRGSSARRAPEAGGTGLRMRDEGSRPHGAALRKSRSTEGPARDPRGGPASPGEPTLGRTAMAMALEPLDSELVDAVPLVCKSASAHNLGGRGQPPPPRAAPLHKSLSVVTGAREAALLAASRAAREGWHVNQHPSPPSSGHPTSQRPPEDSGEPQSPRAAPPAGSSPAEGSQEDTSPPGDGKVQKHVTYAPTKSISVDSSPVPGRVRVAVRRTPPPPPVRCQSLGQRVAPTGDSPEPPTDPPARAGTLEGTAEDDAGRTGPPAGQGRLVPAAPTPAQVCPWELLQDEILSQKQKAAEAADLGTPSNAATAPPSLKPPSQRTLRGLGLAIKALNRARGKGKREGGSRREQPPLAGTSAVSLGGIGRDPRAKSAEWSRQRRGSEPPARPAQGGTVPCQHNNNAGTAWAAAGWGDSGTAGQRDSLAPGTRDREELAEEPGAPRGDTDAGGAPAGVHEVPPSAGHQEEAERPHETPAVAAQTHPREGTEAPVAELGTDAPAAIERPVAPKDVVAKGLEGDSESIPPRDRSEVEQPHARRAEVCPWERDRTVRAQICPWDAEGDVPEQPLTPSPPALPKTPPEQAGTIDRKKADVCPWEAEDEPLARAEICPWEEPTAPAGKDRASQDTGGMSRGENKAGDGELEGIKAKLAEMSGHRLERRDTRIFAKLVRRTTEGSKAEFRASQSMESIKEEVCPWESLGTEQPPEKLHAGGSALPKSPAQQPQNVENLKAEICPWEALGVETTSKAEICPWEAAAPPSEEKSREDKGVSMESRSPSTSQGLCKEIRDSTSGKKGKASGESESICPWESADTEQPPKKPRTGGSALPKSPTRQSQSVESLKAEICPWEAPGVETMDKAEICPWEAAALPSSEEKSREDKDGLSGVSRSPSINQGLCKELGDSTSAKKEKASGARESVCPWESTGMDGSSVGSSAKSSELPKATAKKWESVGDARAEVCPWEGLGTEQPPEKPCAGGSALPKSPAKQPQSVESLKADICPWEALGVETTDKAEICPWEAAAPRSHPQKAEQGPGGAPRGDKRIRRQAALASPARSLETGGGEREAVCPWEGLGTQQPPEKPRTGGSALPKSLTKQPQSVESLKSEICPWEALELKPTHKTEICPWEAAAPPSRKGKSREDKGAVSMESRSPSTSQGLCKEIRDSTSGKKGKASGEFESVCPWESADTEQPPKKPRTGGSALPKSPTRQSQSVESLKAEICPWEAPGVETMDKAEICPWEAAAEKGAAPGKVGVPQKPVSASKPTEQGSSERKSVCPWESLGTEEPSPKTMTGKEPPDSTESRKSDICPWEAAEPPSSESCKPAVHPQGAGRASPTGTGTEKLAAGASAMSPTAPQKKSGGRSGGEAEHKPLCRVPGIQPPRASSGRSTSVAEVCPWEAEEAPVAPAKTSADPRKTSDVCPWEVATVETPPAGTSPGDGSRGVSEAKPEVCPWDHE is encoded by the exons ATGGCTCCGCGGTGGTGGCCGCTGCTCTGGTGCCTGCGCGCAGTGCTGGTCGGTGGCATCATCCTCACGGGGGGCCAGCAGGAGGGACCCCCCCCACCGGTGAGATGGTCCCCGTCATCCTCCTGGGCGCTGACCCCAGAGccggggacatcgggggacCCCGAGGGCTCGGCGGCGGCGCTGGCGTTCCTGCAGACGGGCGATGCGCAGCGCCTGGCCCAGGCCAACTGCAGCCGGGGCGTCGCGGCGGGGGcagccggccccggcccccccccggCGCTGCGAGCTGCCCTGCGAGCCGCCCCCGAGGCGCTGGCCCACGCCGCCAACTTCCTCAACATGCTCTTCCAGACCAACGACATCCGCGAAGCCAGCGTGGCCGAGGACGTGGAGTGGTACCAGGCGCTGGTCCGCAGCCTGGCCGAGGGGCACCCGTGGGTGCGCCGCGCGGTGCTGGCCCTGGACGCCCACCCGCTGGCCGCCAAGCCCCGGCTGATGCTGCAGGCCACCAAGGGGGACGGGGACATCCTGCTGCAGGACGTCTCCAACGCCGCCCCCGGCAACCTCAGCTGGGACAGCGAGTGGTTCAGCGCCCTCAGGTCCCAGCGCAGCCCCCCCCTGCGCAAGCGGGTGCTCAGCAATGACCTGCGCAGCATGGACACCCCCAAATGGCAGCGGGGGGACAGCTACGTGGGGGACCCCGGGCACGTGCGCTGGTCCCCGCCGTTCCTCGAGTGCCGGGACGGCCGGTTCCTGCCCGCCTGGGTGGTCACGCTCTCCTCCGCCTTCTACGGCCTCAAGCCAGATCTCAGCCCCGAGTTCAA GGGTGTCGTGCGGGTGGACATCGAGCTGCGGGACGTGGCCATCAACCAGTGCGCCAGCGGGCCGGGCTGGTTCGCGGACACGCACCGCTGTGACCTCAACAGCACCCAG TGTGTCCCCCAGGAGAGCCGCGGCTTCGTCCTCGGGAGGTACCTGTGCCGCTGCAAGCCGGGCTTTTACGGGGCCAGCGGCGTGGCCAGTGGTCCCTGGGCAG gcgcggcgggggcggacGGGGGGTCCCGGCTGGCGTGCCGGCCGTGCCACCCGGGCTGTGTCACCTGCCAGGACGATGCGCCCTGCCTGATCCAGGAGGACCGGGCGCTGCGGGCGGCCGTGCTGTCCTGCCAGGCCGGCTGCATGCTGGCCGTGTTCCTCAGCATGCTCGTCTCCTACCACTTCCGACAGAGCAAG AGGATCCGGGCGTCGGGGGTCGTCCTCCTGGAGACCATCCTCTTCGGGTCCCTCCTCCTCTACTTCCCT GTTTTCATCCTCTACTTCAAGCCGAGCATCTTCCGCTGCATCGTCCTGCGCTGGGTGCGCGCGTTGGGCTTCGCCATCGTCTACGGCACCATCACCCTCAAGCTGTACAG GGTGCTGAAGGTGTTCCTGTCCCGCACGGCCCAGCGGGCGCCCTACGTGTCGAGCGGGCGGGTGCTGAAGATGCTGGGGCTGATCCTGCTCCTGGTGCTGTGGTTCCTGGCGGCCTGGACCGCGGGGATGCTGGAGAACGTTGACAAGAACATCCCGCTGGTGATCCGCACCCAGACCGCCCGCGGGCTTCACTTCTACATCTGCAGCCATGACCGCTGGGACTACATGATGGTGATCG CCGAAACGCTGttcctgctgtggggcagctccCTCTGCTACGCCACGCGCACCGTGCCCTCCGCCTTCCACGAACCCCGCTACATGGGCATCGCGCTCCACAACGAGCTCATGATCTCGGCCGCCTTCCACGTGGTCAG GTTCATCATGGTCCCCTCGCTGCACCCCGACTGGACCCTGCTGCTCTTCTTCGCCCACACCCACGGCACCGTCACCATGACCCTGGCGCTGCTCTTCATCCCCAAG TTCCTGCACGCCGGCTCGCCGCTGCGGGAGGAGATTGCGGCCGAGGTCTACGAGGACGAGCTGGACATGCGGCGCTCGGGCTCCTGCCTCAACAGCAGCATCGCCTCGGCCTGGAGCGAGCACAGTCTCGACCCCGATGACATTCGG GAGGAGCTGAAGAGGCTCtaccagcagctggaggtgcAGACGACGCGGCGGATGGCGGCCAACAACCCCCACCTCCCCAAGAAGCGCAGCTCCCGCCGCAGCCTGGGCCGCTCCGTCCTGCGCCGCGTCGCCgagccgcccgccgcccgccggagcagcgggggggacaccccgacGCGCCGCGGCTCCTCGGCCAGGCGGGCCCCCGAGGCCGGCGGCACCGGCCTGCGGATGCGGGACGAGGGCTCCCGGCCCCACGGTGCAGCCCTGCGCAAGTCCCGCAGCACCGAGGGGCCCGCGCGGGACCCCCGGGGGGGACCCGCCAGCCCCGGGGAGCCCACGCTGGGGAGGACGGCGATGGCGATGGCTCTGGAGCCGTTGGACAGTGAGTTGGTGGACGCCGTCCCGCTTGTGTGCAAGTCGGCGAGTGCTCACAACCTGGGGGGACGCGGgcagccccccccgccccgcgcagcccccCTGCACAAGTCCCTCAGCGTTGTCACCGGAGCCCGGGAAGCGGCTCTGCTCGCTGCCAGCCGAGCGGCGCGGGAGGGGTGGCACGTCAACCAGCACCCGTCCCCCCCGTCCTCGGGGCACCCCACGAGCCAGAGACCCCCCGAGGACAGCGGGGAGCCCCAAAGCCCCCGTGCCGCCCCGCCAGCCGGCTCCAGCCCCGCCGAGGGCTCCCAGGAGGACACGTCCCCGCCAGGCGATGGCAAAGTGCAGAAACACGTCACCTACGCGCCCACCAAGAGCATCAGCGTTGACAGCTCCCCCGTCCCGGGGCGGGTGCGGGTGGCGGTCAGAAGgacccccccgccgccccccgtCCGCTGCCAGAGCCTGGGGCAGCGTGTGGCACCGACCGGGGACAGCCCGGAGCCACCCACGGACCCCCCGGCACGGGCGGGGACACTAGAGGGGACAGCGGAGGACGATGCGGGGCGCACGGGCCCCCCGGCGGGGCAGGGCAGGCTGGTGcccgcagcccccaccccagcacaggtctgtccctgggagctgctccaggATGAGATCCTGAGCCAGAAGCAAAAAGCTGCCGAAGCAGCAGATTTGGGGACCCCCAGTAATGCAGCCACCGCCCCCCCCAGCCTCAAGCCACCCTCCCAGAGGACCCTCCGGGGTCTGGGACTTGCCATCAAAGCCTTGAACCGTGccagggggaaggggaagagggaagggggcagcaggagggagcagcccCCCCTGGCAGGGACATCGGCCGTGTCCCTCGGGGGGATCGGCCGGGACCCCAGGGCCAAAAGTGCCGAGTGGAGCCGGCAGAGACGCGGCAGTgagccccccgcccgcccggcaCAGGGGGGGACCGTCCCCTGCCAGCACAACAACAATGCTGGCACCGCCTGGGCCGCCgcgggctggggggacagcgggacagCAGGACAGCGGGACAGCCTGGCCCCGGGGACGCGCGACAGGGAGGAACTGGCAGAGGAGCCCGGTGCTCCCCGCGGGGACACAGACGCTGGGGGGGCACCCGCGGGGGTGCACGAGGTCCCACCCAGTGCGGGCCACCAAGAAGAAGCCGAACGTCCCCATGAAACCCCAGCGGTGGCCGCACAGACACATCCCCGGGAAGGGACCGAGGCTCCAGTGGCGGAGCTGGGGACAGATGCTCCTGCGGCCATCGAGAGGCCGGTGGCACCGAAGGACGTGGTGGCCAAAGGGCTGGAGGGGGACAGCGAGTCCATCCCTCCCCGGGACCGCAGCGAGGTGGAGCAGCCACACGCCAGGAGGGCTGAGGTTTGTCCCTGGGAGCGTGACAGGACGGTCAGAGCCCAAATCTGCCCCTGGGATGCGGAGGGGGATGTGCCGGAGCAGCCCCTCACCCCAagccccccagctctgcccaaaACACCACCCGAGCAAGCAGGAACCATCGACAGGAAAAAGGCCGACGTTTGCCCGTGGGAAGCGGAGGATGAGCCGCTTGCTAGAGCAGAAATATGCCCTTGGGAAGAGcccacagctccagctgggAAAGACAGAGCGAGTCAGGACACAGGTGGGATGtccagaggggaaaacaaagcaggagatggagaaCTGGAAGGGATCAAAGCAAAGCTGGCGGAGATGAGCGGCCATCGGCTGGAGCGCAGGGACACCCGCATCTTTGCAAAGCTTGTCAGGAGAACCACAGAGGGCTCAAAAGCAGAGTTCAGGGCATCCCAGAGCATGGAGAGCATCAAGGAGGAGGTTTGTCCCTGGGagagcctggggacagagcagcccCCCGAAAAGCTCCACGCTGGGGGCTCAGCGCTGCCCAAATCACCTGCACAGCAGCCTCAGAATGTGGAAAATCTGAAGGCTGAGATCTGTCCTTGGGAGGCTCTGGGGGTGGAAACCACCAGTAAAGCAGAAATCTGCCCCTGGGAGGCGGCTGCTCCGCCAAGTGAAGAGAAATCAAGAGAGGACAAAGGTGTGTCCATGGAGAGCAGAAGCCCTTCTACAAGCCAAGGTCTCTGCAAAGAAATCAGAGACAGCACGTctggaaagaaggggaaagcaAGCGGAGAAAGTGAGTCCATCTGTCCCTGGGAGAGCGCGGACACGGAGCAGCCCCCCAAAAAGCCCCGCACTGGGGGCTCAGCGCTGCCCAAATCACCTACGAGACAATCCCAGAGCGTGGAGAGCCTGAAGGCTGAGATCTGTCCCTGGGAGGCTCCGGGGGTGGAAACCATGGATAAAGCAGAAATCTGCCCCTGGGAGGCGGCTGCTCTGCCGTCAAGTGAAGAGAAATCAAGAGAGGACAAGGATGGTCTGTCCGGGGTGAGCAGAAGCCCTTCAATAAACCAGGGTCTCTGCAAAGAGCTTGGAGACAGCACGtctgcaaagaaagagaaagcaagtgGAGCACGCGAGTCCGTCTGTCCCTGGGAGAGCACAGGCATGGACGGCTCCTCCGTGGGTTCCAGCGCGAAGAGCTCAGAGCTGCCGAAAGCCACCGCTAAGAAATGGGAGAGCGTGGGGGACGCGAGAGCTGAGGTTTGTCCCTGGGAgggcctggggacagagcagcccCCTGAAAAACCCTGCGCTGGGGGCTCAGCGCTGCCCAAATCACCTGCAAAGCAACCGCAGAGCGTGGAGAGCCTGAAGGCTGACATCTGTCCTTGGGAGGCTCTGGGGGTGGAAACCACTGATAAAGCAGAAATCTGCCCCTGGGAGGCAGCTGCTCCCCGCTCCCATCCACAAAAGGCCGAGCAGGGTCCGGGGGGCGCTCCGCGGGGCGACAAGCGCATCAGACGGCAGGCAGCGTTAGCCAGCCCGGCCAGGTCCCTGGAGACAGGCGGCGGCGAGCGAGAGGCCGTCTGTCCCTGGGAGGGCCTGGGGACCCAGCAGCCCCCCGAAAAACCCCGCACCGGGGGCTCGGCGCTGCCCAAATCACTCACAAAGCAACCACAGAGCGTGGAGAGCCTGAAGAGTGAGATCTGTCCCTGGGAGGCTCTGGAGCTCAAACCCACCCATAAAACAGAAATCTGCCCCTGGGAGGCGGCTGCTCCGCCGTCtaggaaaggaaaatcaagaGAAGACAAAGGTGCTGTGTCCATGGAGAGCAGAAGCCCTTCTACAAGTCAAGGTCTCTGCAAAGAAATCAGAGACAGCACGTctggaaagaaggggaaagcaAGCGGAGAATTTGAGTCCGTCTGTCCCTGGGAGAGCGCGGACACGGAGCAGCCCCCCAAAAAGCCCCGCACTGGGGGCTCAGCGCTGCCCAAATCACCTACGAGACAATCCCAGAGCGTGGAGAGCCTGAAGGCTGAGATCTGTCCCTGGGAGGCTCCGGGGGTGGAAACCATGGATAAAGCAGAAATCTGCCCCTGGGAGGCGGCTGCGGAGAAAGGAGCAGCCCCGGGTAAGGTGGGTGTCCCACAAAAACCAGTCAGTGCCTCCAAACCCACAGAGCAGGGGAGCAGCGAGCGCAAGTCCGTCTGTCCCTGGGAGAGCCTGGGCACCGAGGAGCCCTCCCCAAAAACCATGACGGGGAAAGAACCGCCGGACagcacagagagcagaaaatCAGATATTTGCCCCTGGGAAGCAGCGGAGCCCCCCAGCTCAGAAAGCTGCAAACCTGCCGTGCACccccagggagctggcagagcatcCCCCACCGGGACGGGGACAgaaaagctggcagcaggagccagcGCCATGTCTCCAACAGCCCCACAGAAAAAATCCGGAGGCAGATCTGGGGGCGAGGCCGAGCACAAGCCCCTGTGCCGCGTCCCGGGCATCCAGCCCCCCCGGGCGAGCAGCGGCCGCAGCACCAGCGTTGCCGAGGTTTGTCCCTGGGAAGCAGAAGAGGCTCCGGTAGCACCTGCCAAAACCAGCGCAGACCCCAGAAAAACCTCCGATGTGTGTCCATGGGAGGTGGCGACTGTGGAGACccccccagcagggaccagcccTGGGGATGGAAGTCGGGGTGTGAGTGAAGCTAAACCCGAGGTCTGTCCGTGGGACCACGAGTAG
- the MRPL45 gene encoding large ribosomal subunit protein mL45: MAAAMAAGAARLGLRDCWRAAGSVLRPAGAAPSCLIVPVRTRTKKKFYVPEWARELSPEEKERRLRSMWGVFPEERIERSFYLASTGDIMDPYIPPEGDARLSSLSKDGLKQKMEKLRQSATSQLALRKIKDHDPDFSTKTFPEKAQEIFIEAHNSLANFNKQKLHSLVTERCYPEMVRGNRYRTIRWSFVESLEPPRVVHIRCDSLVNRGNLYGQVTVRMHTRQILAIYDRFGRLMYGGEQMPKDVLEYVVFERYLVNPYGTWRMHGKIVPEWAPPKGPIVKTVMIPGPTLDPSQEYEEVK; this comes from the exons ATGGCGGCCGCCatggcggcgggagcggcgcggcTGGGCCTGCGGGACTGCTGGCGG GCCGCGGGGTCTGTGCTGCGTCCCGCTGGAGCAGCTCCGTCCTGTCTCATTGTCCCCGTGAGAACGAGAACGAAGAAGAAGTTTTATGTCCCCGAATGGGCCAGAGAACTGTCCccagaagagaaggagaggaggctCAGGTCCATGTGGGGAGTGTTTCCCGAGGAGCGGATAGAACGGAGCTTCTACTTGGCCAGCACAG gtgATATCATGGACCCGTACATCCCTCCCGAGGGCGATGCCCGCTTGTCTTCCTTATCCAAAGATGGGCTGAAGCAAAAGATGGAGAAGCTGAGGCAGAGTGCCACCTCCCAGCTGGC tCTGCGGAAGATAAAAGATCACGATCCGGATTTCAGCACCAAAACCTTCCCAGAGAAGGCGCAGGAGATATTTATCGAAGCTCACAATTCCCTGGCAAA TTTCAACAAGCAGAAGCTTCACTCCCTGGTGACGGAGCGCTGCTACCCG GAGATGGTCCGTGGGAACAGGTACAGGACCATCCGGTGGAGTTTCGTGGAGTCGCTGGAGCCCCCGCGGGTGGTTCACATTCGGTGCGACAGCCTCGTGAACCGCGGCAACCTGTACGGGCAGGTGACGGTGCGGATGCACACGCGGCAG attCTGGCGATCTACGACCGCTTCGGGCGGCTGATGTACGGCGGGGAGCAGATGCCCAAGGACGTTTTGGAGTACGTTGTGTTCGAGAGGTACCTGGTGAACCCCTATGGCACGTGGAGGATGCACGGCAAGATCGTTCCAGAGTGGGCTCCACCTAAGGGCCCCATTGTGAAG ACGGTGATGATTCCTGGTCCAACCTTGGATCCCTCACAAGAGTACGAAGAGGTGAAGTAA